Genomic window (Vigna radiata var. radiata cultivar VC1973A chromosome 1, Vradiata_ver6, whole genome shotgun sequence):
ttctaaaaatattgtattattttcctccctttacatttaaaatatttgtaagatttttttgttgataataagCATACACAAAATgtttatatgaataataattttagcctctatattatcaattaaaaataatttgttaaatgtataattgatattaattaagaCTGCATCCACATTAAATGGTGAGATAAACAAATAGTTAGAAGAATGGAGGAACTAAAATCTACAATGGAAGAGCACAAGGAGCTTCTGGCTGATCTTGTTTAAAAGTTCTGTTTCAATATTCATGCAAGCTTTGCCTCTTCCATGCCATTGACTGAAAGGTAACTCTTCAATTTAggttttattcattttgtttgttctttgttgattttgaaatttgggtTTTCTTTCACCTATGTTTGTTCTTTATTGATTTTAGATGTGTGGGTTTTCATGAAATAAGCTAAATGTGAATTCAAGAACCATCATTGCTATTTTTGtgacattaaaataatataacttttgcttcaaattgttaaattaaatcaatattcACTTTACTTCCCAAAATATTCATGAGCgacaatattattttgaaaattattaaaatatatgttttatattatcaaGTATATAAAATGTGTATTTAGTCctataaagtttttaataaattaaatacattctaaaatattgtatttttttcatttagctttaaaaatatttgttaaatttttattaatgacaatgataaaaaaatatatacatgaaCTATAATTTTAGCTAGTAGATtacaaattaaaagtataattgatATTGATTAAGActcatattaaattttagaaaaatttaaaaggaatatgtttaaattttaaaaggacaaaatattaatgaaaagattagaaatatatttaaaattttaaaaattttaccaTGATGCAGAACAAAGTTTTGCCGTAATAAGTTGAATAATAAGTTGAATGAAAACTAattattcaaaagaaattttAGGGTTGAGAGATGTTTGtgcaatgattttttttcttaacaaggTTATTTTAGTCATTTAAGAAAGATGGGAGGTGCGGGAAAAAGGTATGAAGCAAAAGCCATCTATTTTGTTGGGCATGACAAGGGCCCGATCCAATAAAAGGCCCAAAAAGAATGTTTcgagaaagaaaaaagcaacTAACATATCAGTTTTGACGAAGGGAAAGTTCATGCGTAAGAAAACCTCTTGCAGTGTATAAACAGGAGTTGAATCTGTGTATTGCACTGTTTTGTGAGACAAAAATTTAGAGTGTTAGAAGAATGGAGGAACTAAAATCTGCTATGGAGGAGCACATGGAGCTTATGGTAGATCTTGTTCAGAAGTTCTCAACAGATATTCGTGCTGGCTTTATCCCCGCTTATGATAACTTCATGGGTTTCTTCCATGCCATTGACTGGAAGGTAGCTTTCCAGTTTTGGGTTTTCTAAACTCCGTTTGTTCTTTTTTGATTTTCTAGTTTAGtgtttgttctttctttctttatggaTCTGTGGGTTTTCAATTTAAGCTCCGTGTTCTTTTGTTCTTGGAACTCACCGTTTGTTGTATATTGATTTTCGATTTGCGGGTTTTCAGTTTAAGCTCATGTTCTTTGTTTCTTGAGCTTTGAATTGTGGATTTGTGTTTTCAATTTGATTGTCAACGTGATTACCATAATGCGTTACTTCCTACAATTTATGAGGCGATAAGGACTTTCTGGTGTTTGTTACTTGAATGACAGCTGCAGTGTTGAAGTCTGAACTTCTCTTATACGAGGAGGGCGATTTTAGTCCTATTTAAATAGATGGTTTCTTTCGTCAAGTATCCAGCCACATCTCTTATCAATACCTTTCATCAACCTTTTGTGTTAGATTTGCTATTCATAGTTGCTCTTTCacattatatttttgtgttagaGTGCAATATGAGATTGAATCAAACCAATTCCTCTCTTTtcttatcaaaatcaaaattcaaacaaaaatttactgGACTGAAGGGAGGCTTTCTAGTAATTTTTCTGATgaaaatgtatttcaaatcagaaagtgaaaatgttcTCTTGTGGTCTCTATCCTGATGTCATCGTCCATTGGTAGATGTTTAGTGCTTGTTTGTGCTGTGAGTGGCATGATTTTGTTCTTGGATCTCATTTGGtgctattatattttttagtgaTATAAtcatatgaatttttttagaaGTTGTGTTTGGTGATATTTGATTATTGGAATACGTATAAGTTGGatagaaattttcaaattcaaatttgatgAAGAGGGGATGATTGTACGAAAACTATTACTTCATTTGCAATTTGGTGTACTAAGTGACCCTTTCTTTATTGTTGTGATCTTTTAATGTTGCATATTGGACATCAGTGGATCTGTAATGCTATCAAAGGTTATAAACAATATGATGGTATTTGTCTTGTCAGCttaatagaaaaggaaaaatggaaGAGAATTCATGTTGATTCTTGGCAGGAGTATCTTGAGATTTCATATCTATATACTGCTGTCTTAGTGTACAATGCTTGTAACATTTACATATGTACTTTTGTTTTCGAATCATGACCTTCAGTGTTTTCTGTTCTCAGATTGTTCAATCTctatcacttttctttttctgaactCTCCTTTTTGGtttactaatttttctttttaccctTTGTTTCAGGAACCATGGATAATGGGATTAGCAGGATTCCATGTTGTGTTGCTGCTTGTAGTTATCATCTCTAGAAAGAAGACGAACtttcaaatgtttttattcCTTTTGACATGTATGTTACATTCCTTACTTATTTTAGGCTGAATTAAAACTGATCTATTTATTTTGAGGCAGCTAGACTAATTCTTGTTTCATTTTGTTGATTTCCTTGAATCCTTCCTAATAGTAAAGTTAGTGCCTTGCCTTTGCTTGATGATGTTAGCTGAAATAAAATACCTCACACAAATTGTCTGAAAATGAGAGGAATGCTGTCCAATATTATGTTTGGCTTTGGGCTTCATGCAAGCATTTTTCTTGTTAATGCTTTTAGAATTGCAAATATACCTCCTATTGTCAAATTAGTCGGACAAAATCCAGCCATTTTAGCATCTTGAAACAATATATTCTTTTGCAGTGTGAAGAgctcaaattattttaaatttctccatatcatttatgtaaatatttcttttaaaatgagAAATTTGATGATGGATTATCATTTATATCCAGTACCCATTTAATCCAATTGAATATTCAAGCTCATTCATAACCAATTTGATGATATATCATTCTTTTAGGACACTTTGTCTTAACAGGGCTTGCTTTAGATAATGGATCGAGTGGCATAACTTTAGGAATCTGTTCGAAGAGGAAGGTTGTAGGACAACGTGGATGAGCTGACTAGGCAGATTTTGTTAGTATGTATTATATATAGGGGAGAAAATTAGTCTGATAAAGGGCAGTGCATTAGGAGCTTAAGAAATGTTGATGTAATTTCACTGGATTGATACAGTATTACCTAGTTTCTTGATTTATCTAGTTTAACAGTAGCAAATATGAACATAACGGATTCTCTGCATTAGTCTTAGATGTGCTGGACTCGTCTTTCATAAAGTACAAAAGTTGAATCTTACTTAAATTTCAGTAGTAGAGTctagaaaattttattctacTTTGATGTTTGCTATCTTTCTGCAAAAAATTGTTGCTTTGTGCCTATAAAAAGAAATCAAGTTATAAAGATGGTAGGGTAACAAACAATTGTACCATACGTTTTATGTGATCCTGAAATTTTCGGAGACAATTTTcattttggggaaaattaagttaaattctTAATTGGCAGGATTTGCATAgaatcattataaatttaaatcctGAAAAGAGGATGATGATGCAAACAAAGGCTgtttaatataagaaatattaggTTCTATTTAGGATATCGTAGATTTACTGATTTTTAGGATATAATAGTGAAATTTGCTCAATATTAGTTATCTACAATTGCCTAAGCAGTGATATATCATTTCATTATGTATCATGATTAACCATCTATGTCCTGAACTCGACGATTCCTTGATAAATAGACTGTAAAGAAATGGATGCCAAGGAATGGTTTTACATCCGACATACCTCTTATGCAAGAGCTCTTTGGTTATGAAGAGCAAGTGATGCAAATGCACTATACCATCTTTAGGGCaatctattaaaattttaaaatttgtgtggTAGTTATTGACCCAATGACGGCTATATTTATCTTTTCCTAGTATTATTAAACTTTGTTGATAACTAGTGTTGTTTTTCTGTGACTAGTTGTTTATCATTTTAACACTATCAATCTCCCACTTTTATATCAACATTATGTGACTTCTACCTTTTGTATTGATTGGACCGTTTATAATCCCTGCCACGTATGTGGTCTAACTGTCATTAATTTTTTCCATCCCCTTGTATGCTTGCAATCTTGCAGATATTTCTGAAGTTCTAGTCTCTATTAACTTTCCTCTTTGTTCCCACAATAGAACATTATGACTTCAATCTCCCTTGTGGGAAAAGACTTGGTTGTTCTTGAAGCTTCTCTTAGTACAAATTGTTTGATGCAGTGGCTGGTGTATATCTTGCTGAGCCTCTGAACAGAATTATGGGTAAAAACTGGAAAAGCTTCTCTGGTCAGAACTACTTTGATCCCAGTGGGCTATTTATGTCAGTTCTTTGGTCTGGACCCCTTCTTATCATTTCTATGATAATCTTGGTTAGTACTTTCCATCACATAACCATTACATTGCTGCTGGTTTTTTCCCTTTCACATTTAAGATTGACTTGAAATATCTTTCTCTATGTGCAGGTCAATACACTCTTCTCCTTATGTTACTTGATTGTTAGGTGGAAAAGAGCTGAACTGAGACATCGTGCAAGGGCTGCTCGTAACAAACAAGAGTAGTTCATGCTATTGGCAATGTAATAATAAGGTTTTGCAcaagaattttgtttttcttttttaagatctgcttatttagtatttttattatttctaagtATGTTTGTGTACACTATTTACGGTatattttttaaccttttagCTCCTTTTATTAATAAAGGGGCTGAGTATTTAGTGAAGTGCTAATGTGACAATATAAACGAattgtttgaatattttttaaccaaaaacTCTAATATCTAAGCAGTAAACGTAACTTTGTAATATAGTATAAACTATTTGTTTAATTGAACAATAcaactaatatataaataaaaaaaaatttggttataatttaaattaaaatataagttacatatttaaaatgtttatatccttttattatataaaataaatatatatcatgtAAATTTCACATGCTAAAATACTGGTTCGATTAAATTAGAGGTAGGTGTTTGAGGGTGGGGTAAGATATGGATAAACTTATTACCCAATCTACTAAATCAGTATCCCATTAGGTTGCGTTTTtgcaattttcttatattaaactTAATCTAATCCAATTTAATATTGAGGGAGTTGGATTGTCTTAGatcaattgaattaaaattttgaaatttttttgttattttagttcaaattgcattttaaaatgtcaatctaattaaaaaaatagcattatatttacaaaaattaattcaaacattGAAGTAAATCAaaagtcaaaatattattagtttgtctaaaataattcaaaacagaaaaatatataacacaatttGTCTATATTACAAATTGTCCAAACTAACaagttataattataaagtGAACATGAAcataaagtaaatataatttaaagtttgaaaaatacacAATATTTGGATACATGAAGTCTTCCTAAAATGTCAAACACTATAAAACAAACGCAAAAATATAGTCAATTATTAGTAAGATGAAGTTTAAGAATGAAatgtgtaaaatttaaaaataaaataaagtgtaCTAGTAGAAGGAGTAGTcctaaattttaatgttttcagtCTCCATAAAAGAATATATCCAAAAGTATTTATTGTCAAA
Coding sequences:
- the LOC106765251 gene encoding transmembrane protein 18: MEELKSAMEEHMELMVDLVQKFSTDIRAGFIPAYDNFMGFFHAIDWKEPWIMGLAGFHVVLLLVVIISRKKTNFQMFLFLLTLAGVYLAEPLNRIMGKNWKSFSGQNYFDPSGLFMSVLWSGPLLIISMIILVNTLFSLCYLIVRWKRAELRHRARAARNKQE